A genomic stretch from Myripristis murdjan chromosome 12, fMyrMur1.1, whole genome shotgun sequence includes:
- the cdk2ap1 gene encoding cyclin-dependent kinase 2-associated protein 1, producing MSLGMSYKPNVHQHIPGTSGNHAIGSIQSPSAANLATLQPYRPLVSDYGPPSLGFSQGSTGSQVPQSKYAELLAIIEELGKEIRPTYAGSKSAMERLKRGIIHARGLVRECLAETERNARS from the exons ATGTCTTTGGGAATGTCTTATAAACCCAATGTCCATCAGCACATTCCGGGAACTTCTGGGAACCACG CAATTGGAAGTATCCAGTCTCCCTCAGCAGCTAACCTGGCCACGTTACAGCCGTACAGGCCCCTTGTTAGTGACTACGGGCCGCCGTCTTTGGGATTCTCACAG GGTTCCACTGGTAGCCAAGTGCCTCAGAGCAAATATGCAGAGCTGCTGGCCATCATCGAGGAGCTGGGGAAGGAGATCAGGCCCACATACGCTGGAAGCAAGAGCGCCATGGAGAGACTGAAACGAG GAATAATCCATGCCAGGGGGTTGGTGCGTGAATGCTTGGCTGAGACGGAGCGAAACGCAAGGTCCTAG